The Psychrobacter sp. P11G3 genomic interval GACCATGACAACTGACCCAGCAACAGGTTTGTCATAACGACTTAAAAATATCGCTGATGGATTAGCGACTTCTTTGAGCCCCATATCAGTCATACCAAAGATGCCCAGTTCATTAACCGCACCAAAGCGATTCTTGACCGCACGAATCATACGAAAACGCGAGTCAGACTGGCCTTCAAAATAAAGTACGGTATCAACCATATGCTCCAATACTCGCGGACCCGCTAGCGTACCTTCTTTGGTTACATGTCCGACTAAAAATAGCGCTGTACCTGTTTGCTTAGCATAGCGAGTCAAAATTGCAGCAGACTCTCTAATCTGACTGACACCACCTGGCGCAGAGTTGATAGCGTCTGTATAAATTGTCTGAATAGAATCAATAATAGCGATTGCTGGCTGCTCTTGCGTTAATGCAGCACAGATAGTTTCTACATTAGTTTCGGCCAGTACACGCAGTCTATCAGCAGGCAAGTCTAAGCGTTTGGCTCGCATGGCCACCTGTGCAAGTGACTCTTCACCCGTCACGTATAGTGCACTACCTGCCAATGAATCGGCTCGTGCCATGTTGGTCGCCGTTTGTAGCAAGATAGTTGATTTACCAATACCCGGATCACCACCGATTAACACCACAGAACCTGCCACTAGTCCACCGCCGAGTACGCGATCAAACTCACTGATACCGGTTGGTAGGCGCGTGTCGAGCGTCACACTTACTGCATTAAGCGGCATGACAGCACTGTGAGTGCCAGAATAGTTACCAGCTGGTGCACTGGTACCACGAGTAGCAGCTCGTGCGTTATTAGGCTTCGCGGTGCTTTTATTGTGATGTGGCATGCTGACATTTGGGGCTTCGACCAAGCTATTCCATTCCCCGCAATCCGTACACTGCCCAGCCCACTTACCAAAATGCGCACCGCAATGCTGACAGACATAGCTGCTTTTATTTTTTGCCATAGCTTATAAGCCTTATTCAGAGGATCAATCGAGAATAATGAAGAAAGTACTGTCACGCTTTATAGGCGCTGATTCAAAAATATTTATTATGATAAGTCAGCCATTGGTTTTGCAAGCTGTACTTGAAAGAGGATAATGTTAATTGTAGAGATATTAATTATAGATATAAGTAGTAACTGGCTTATAAGCTCTATATAAAATAGTGTTAACCAGTTCTATTAGTTAATTAGAAATTACAAAGTTATTATTATGAATTTTACGTAGCGTTTGGAAAGTGGAATGCATAGGAAGTAAGGAAAATCCATACCAGCATAACTCTACTTTAACGGCACCTTTTTGTTTTGAGCGCACTATATAAAATAGAGTATGAGATAAGGGATTTAACGCTCTCACTTATACTTGAAAGTCTTTACCTAGATAAACAGATTTTACTAAATCATTTTCTAACACTTCAGCTGAAGTACCTTCTGCAATGATAGCGCCTTCTGATACGATATAAGCCTTTTCACAAATAGCCAATGTATCTCGGACATTGTGATCAGTGATTAAAACGCCAATGCCACGATTTTTCAATGTCAAAATAACGTCTTTAATATCACCAACAGAGATAGGATCTACCCCTGCAAAAGGCTCATCCAATAAGATAAACTTAGGATCAGCGGCTAATGCTCGCGCAATCTCACAGCGTCGACGCTCACCGCCTGACACGCTCATACCCTGAGACTTGCGCACATGTTCTAAATGGAACTCGCCAATCAACTTTTCAAGCTCTTGCTGCTGTTCAACTTTACTTAATTCTGTACGAGTCTGTAGGATAGATAAAATATTATCTTCGATAGACAATTTACGAAAGATTGATGCCTCTTGCGGTAGATAGCCGATACCCGCACGCGCTCGCTCGTGCATTGCGTATTTAGATAAATCCATTTTACCTAGCGTAACGCGGCCCTTATCCATATTGACCAGTCCCACCACCATATAGAAGCTTGTCGTTTTACCAGCACCGTTAGGCCCCAACAGTCCGACGACTTGGCCCTGTTCGACAGAAAATGAAACGTCTTTGACTACCCAACGCTTTCCATAGCGCTTGCCTAAATTTTGCATAGTCAATCGAGCGACAGGCGCCGTATTGGTATTTGATGCCGATAGGTCTAGATTTTTATCATCGCTCATAACTTACTCTTACTTTCACAAAATTTAAGCATTGCTAAAGGCAGACTTACCTACTCATAGCCTGTTTATTTGGATTAACGTACGCCACTTTGGTTTGTACCGTTATTAGGCGGGAATACCAGTTCGACGCGCTGATTACCACCAGCAGTCGCTTCAACATCACCTGCTTTTAGGCTATAACGGATAACATTACCAGCGAAGCTTGCACCATTTTGAACCAGTTTTGCATTGCCGGTTAGCGTAATAATCCCAGACACTGCATTGTAGTCAATCTTATTAGCCTGCCCTTTTGCTAAGCCTTTTTCTTGCGTGACTACTTGCTGCATAGTCGCTGGACGGCCAGTTGCTACCGCTGAGTTAATGCTACGCTGCTGAGAAAGATTGACCGTGATGTTGTCGGCCGTCATCTTGAACGTACCTTGAGTAATAATGACATTACCTGCATAACTGGTCACGCCTGTACGCTCACTATAAGTGGCTTTGTCCGCTAGCAATTTGATCTGCTGATTAGAGTCTGATGGCAACGCGTGACTATATAGCGGTAGCGCCAATAACATCACCATCGGTAGTGCGCGCAATTTGTGCAAGCAGAGTGACGATGCGCGTAAAGTAGGCAAAAATTTAAGTTTCATATAAATAACTCATTTCATAATAGGTGGTAGGATTTGCAAACTTTATGCTAGCTGCTATTTTTTGACACGGTAAATAAGAAAGACTTTGACTAAAACAATGCTTTGTCTTGGCGTTCAGATGGAGAAAAAGCAACAGCAACTTGGCCAAATTCATACTCTCCCGTCTCAAGATTGGCAGTCATACTAGAGGCTTCAAATCGATTCATGCCTTGTTCGATTTTCACAGGCGCGTCACTGTATACTTTGCCTGATTTCGTATTACCTTTTAGCGTACTACCAGTTACTTTTATCGGTTCGATATCAGGAGTACTCTTATTGCCTTCGCTCACCAGTGTAAATCCACCTGATAAACTAAGCTCCCCTGTCTGTTGACTGATGGCTGCACTGCCCGCTTGAATACGATAACGTTGCTCTGCAGATGGTTCCCAATTCATGGTAATGCCTGACATTTCATCCTGATTGGTCTCAGGATTATGTGTCAAAGATTCAGCAGTAAGCTCATATTCGGTTTCGCCCTGCTCATTGGTCTGCACGGCTTTGATATCAGTGGCTTCATAATCGACATCTGTTGTTTCAATATTGACTGGCGGCGTTACGTCGCCTTGCTGCTGAAAAAACCAACCCGCAATACCAGCAATAATTAAGGCTAATACAATTAAGACACGTGTATTCACGACTGTTTATCCTGAGTTTGCGCCTCATCAAGCGTGTAATGCGCGATAAAGTCTTGATAATGTCCATGACCTTTTAAAATAAGGTCACATATCTCGCGCACTGCACCAGTACCGCCAGCACGAGTCGTTACCATGTCACTGCGCTTGATAACTTCAGCATGCGCGTTAGGTACGGTTGCCGCAAACCCTACTGTTTGCATCGCTTTAATATCTGGTAAATCATCGCCCATATAGGCACAGTCGGCAGCAGTGATGTTCAGCAAAGGGTCTAGAGACAATAGCAGCTCGTTTAGCGCAACAAGCTTATCATCACGGCCTTGTACCACATGGTTGACGCCCATTTCTGCTGCGCGCTTGTTTACCATCGCACTACTACGGCCCGTAATGATGGCTGTCAAAATACCGTAGCGCGCTAACGACTTAACACCCACACCATCCTGTACTGAGAACGCTTTGGTCTCAACACCATTAGCATCATAGATAATTTGACCATTGGATAAAATACCATCAACATCCATGACCAATAGTTTTACTTGTCCGGCTTTCTGTATCAAGTCCTGCATTATTTATCTCTTTTTAATATTTATTTTCGAAGCGTTATTCTATATAGCTTAACTATTTCAACGGCAACTCACAAACCTTATTTGACCCCAGCTTGCAGCAAATCATGCACGGTAATAATAGCTTCTAAACGATCTTCATCATCAATAATCAATAACTGGCTAATACCACTTTCATTCATAACACTCAGCGCATCTGACGCACGCATGGTTTTACTGATATGGCGTGGATTGCTGACCATTACTTCATGCATTGGCGTTTGTAGATCGATGCCTTTTTCTAACCCTCGGCGCAAATCACCATCTGTGAACACGCCGACGACCTTATTAGCATCATCAGTCACTACTGTCATGCCCAAGCGACCAGCAGACATGGTAAATAAAGCTTGTTGCAATGGGGCCTGCTGATGAATCAAAGGCAAGTCTTCTGAGTTGGTATGCATCAAATCTTCGACACGCGTCAATAGCTGACGACCCAGGGCACCAGCAGGATGCGATAACGCAAAATCTTCAGAAGTGAAGTTACGTGCGTGTACTAAAGCAACCGCTAACGCATCCCCGAGGGCTAAAGTAGCCGTCGTACTGGAGGTTGGCGCTAGATTAAGCGGGCAAGCCTCTTGCGACTGACCGAGCGTCAATACAATGTTAGCTGCTCGTGGCAACATACCGCGCTTATCACGACTGATACTAATGAGAGGGATATTTAGATGCTTAACAACTGGCAGTAACATTTTGATTTCATCTGACTCACCTGAGTTTGAAATAGCAAGCAGCACATCACCTTTTACAAGCATTCCCAAGTCGCCATGCCCTGCTTCACCAGGATGCATAAAAAAAGCAGGCGTACCAGTTGATGCAAAGGTCGCTGCAATCTTGCGTCCAATTAGTCCTGACTTACCCATGCCTGTGACTACCACTCGACCCTTACAAGTCAGAATGATGTCACATGCTTGTGCAAATCTGTCGTCAATCTGCTCTGTTAGCAGTGCTAACGCAGATATTTCGGTATTAATAGCCTCGATAGCAGTGGTAATAAATTGCTCATGGGTTAAGTTGTTTTTGGTATCACTCATGAATCCGCTCTATTTTTATAATGAATCAATACGCTATTTTACTACACTATGTTTCATATTAGTAATGGTCTACAAAATCTACACTAATATAGTGCTTTATACTGAATAAAGAGCTTGCTGCTATCTATACAAAAAAAACCCACTATATCAGCAGGTTTTAAACGAATAAATCATGTCTTAATGTTTTTTCAGACAACGCGCTCGATTAATGCGATGAGTTAGCTATTGTTATCATTAGAACCATCGTTTGGCTTATCTTCAAAGCCTGTGTTATCTGCCGTGGCATCAAACCCACGATCTTGGCCGAAGCCACCACGCTCAAACCCGCGCTCTTGACCTTGACCAAAGCTACCGCGTTCAAAACCACGGTCTTGACCTTGGCTAAAACCACCACGATTAAATCCACTACGACTCGATGCAAATCCGCGCTCTTCAAAGCCGCCAGCAGCAGGGTTGCTACCACGTTCAAAGCCACCGCCTTGATAACCAGTCGGTACTGCGCTCTGAGGCTGAGCACTTGTACCTGTCGTCGTACTACTACGCGGGTTACGCGCTGGCACGACTGTTGAAATGGCGTGTTTGTATACCATTTGGCTCACTGTGTTTTTCAGGAGAACAACATATTGATCAAATGATTCAATTTGGCCTTGTAGTTTAATGCCATTTACCAAAAAAATAGAGACAGGAATGCGATCTTTGCGCAGCGAGTTCAAGAACGGATCTTGTAAAGTTTGTCCTTTTGACATGAAATCTCTCCTAAATATTATATAGTTATGTTTTGAGTGCCAATTATTTTAAGTGTTAATTTAATTATAATGGCTAAAAGGTAGATACAATAAGGTGTTTTCTTTATAAAACGTATCTAAATAAATATTCGTTGCTCTTAAGTGATTCCACTTTATCGCGAATACGTTATTATTGTAAATAATTAAGTAACTAGTTGTTTCGTTAATGATTTCTGCCTACAAAAGTTCATAAACCAGACATCATAACAATGCTCAATGCACTGAGCCAAATTATAACAGCTATCTATGTCAATTTTTGAAACTAATTGTGTTGGCTATCATTGCACTTTAAGACAAGTACTCTCGTGCTTCGGCCATGGTTTCAAACGTTTGTAATATCATACGACTGCTAGCATCAGCCCCGCTCTCAGAGTCTGCTATCCCACTTGATGATGCACTGGGCAGTTGCATTACCTTTCTCAGCCACGTGTACTGACGTTTTGCTAGCTGTCTTGTAGCATATAATGCCTTATTTTGCATTTCCTGACAAGCAAGCGCCTCGGTCTCTTGGTTAGCCATGTTTGGTTGAGCAGCTGACTGAGCAACATTAGCTGGGATTTCTTCTCCGTTGACAGCTGTATGCTTGCCAAAAGCTTCATAAAATTGAGCTTTATCCAGATGAGTTTCGTCAAATATC includes:
- a CDS encoding KpsF/GutQ family sugar-phosphate isomerase, which produces MSDTKNNLTHEQFITTAIEAINTEISALALLTEQIDDRFAQACDIILTCKGRVVVTGMGKSGLIGRKIAATFASTGTPAFFMHPGEAGHGDLGMLVKGDVLLAISNSGESDEIKMLLPVVKHLNIPLISISRDKRGMLPRAANIVLTLGQSQEACPLNLAPTSSTTATLALGDALAVALVHARNFTSEDFALSHPAGALGRQLLTRVEDLMHTNSEDLPLIHQQAPLQQALFTMSAGRLGMTVVTDDANKVVGVFTDGDLRRGLEKGIDLQTPMHEVMVSNPRHISKTMRASDALSVMNESGISQLLIIDDEDRLEAIITVHDLLQAGVK
- the lptB gene encoding LPS export ABC transporter ATP-binding protein translates to MQNLGKRYGKRWVVKDVSFSVEQGQVVGLLGPNGAGKTTSFYMVVGLVNMDKGRVTLGKMDLSKYAMHERARAGIGYLPQEASIFRKLSIEDNILSILQTRTELSKVEQQQELEKLIGEFHLEHVRKSQGMSVSGGERRRCEIARALAADPKFILLDEPFAGVDPISVGDIKDVILTLKNRGIGVLITDHNVRDTLAICEKAYIVSEGAIIAEGTSAEVLENDLVKSVYLGKDFQV
- the radA gene encoding DNA repair protein RadA, which codes for MAKNKSSYVCQHCGAHFGKWAGQCTDCGEWNSLVEAPNVSMPHHNKSTAKPNNARAATRGTSAPAGNYSGTHSAVMPLNAVSVTLDTRLPTGISEFDRVLGGGLVAGSVVLIGGDPGIGKSTILLQTATNMARADSLAGSALYVTGEESLAQVAMRAKRLDLPADRLRVLAETNVETICAALTQEQPAIAIIDSIQTIYTDAINSAPGGVSQIRESAAILTRYAKQTGTALFLVGHVTKEGTLAGPRVLEHMVDTVLYFEGQSDSRFRMIRAVKNRFGAVNELGIFGMTDMGLKEVANPSAIFLSRYDKPVAGSVVMVSREGTRPLLVEVQALVDDSQGSPRRMALGLDFQRLSMLLAVMHRHGGIHTSGQDVYVNVVGGVKVIETGSDLAVLLACASSIKEKALPSSLAVFGEVGLSGEIRPVPNGQERLKEAMKHGFKHAIIPKANAPAKDVPQFKGINVIAVERLDNAIESAFEL
- the lptA gene encoding lipopolysaccharide transport periplasmic protein LptA encodes the protein MKLKFLPTLRASSLCLHKLRALPMVMLLALPLYSHALPSDSNQQIKLLADKATYSERTGVTSYAGNVIITQGTFKMTADNITVNLSQQRSINSAVATGRPATMQQVVTQEKGLAKGQANKIDYNAVSGIITLTGNAKLVQNGASFAGNVIRYSLKAGDVEATAGGNQRVELVFPPNNGTNQSGVR
- the lptC gene encoding LPS export ABC transporter periplasmic protein LptC; this translates as MNTRVLIVLALIIAGIAGWFFQQQGDVTPPVNIETTDVDYEATDIKAVQTNEQGETEYELTAESLTHNPETNQDEMSGITMNWEPSAEQRYRIQAGSAAISQQTGELSLSGGFTLVSEGNKSTPDIEPIKVTGSTLKGNTKSGKVYSDAPVKIEQGMNRFEASSMTANLETGEYEFGQVAVAFSPSERQDKALF
- a CDS encoding KdsC family phosphatase, translating into MQDLIQKAGQVKLLVMDVDGILSNGQIIYDANGVETKAFSVQDGVGVKSLARYGILTAIITGRSSAMVNKRAAEMGVNHVVQGRDDKLVALNELLLSLDPLLNITAADCAYMGDDLPDIKAMQTVGFAATVPNAHAEVIKRSDMVTTRAGGTGAVREICDLILKGHGHYQDFIAHYTLDEAQTQDKQS
- the hfq gene encoding RNA chaperone Hfq, which codes for MSKGQTLQDPFLNSLRKDRIPVSIFLVNGIKLQGQIESFDQYVVLLKNTVSQMVYKHAISTVVPARNPRSSTTTGTSAQPQSAVPTGYQGGGFERGSNPAAGGFEERGFASSRSGFNRGGFSQGQDRGFERGSFGQGQERGFERGGFGQDRGFDATADNTGFEDKPNDGSNDNNS